The Aedes aegypti strain LVP_AGWG chromosome 3, AaegL5.0 Primary Assembly, whole genome shotgun sequence genome contains a region encoding:
- the LOC5565739 gene encoding ATP-dependent helicase brm isoform X2 produces MGPPPPVPMQPGGPPGPGPNMGGPGGPNMMPGGPPPPPGQENLNALQRAIDSMEEKGLQEDPRYSQLLALRATSKQQNLNASQLHQLRGQIMAYRLLARHQPISKQLASQIQAQRSDGTPPQCPTPPASPYPGGPQGGPSPQPGMQQQQPPQPGPPQGPQQGPPGVPPGKVGPPEPGKPATGGMPPSQSPMPGMTMGGQQPPHQQQMGPGQPQRPSSQGPAGAGPRPAAQAPAVQPIQKQNRVTTVAKPVGLDPIIILQERENRMAARIALRMEELSNLPAVMPEDLRIQAQIELRALRVLNFQRQLRSEIVQCTRRDTTLETAVNVKAYKRTKRQGLREARATEKLEKQQKLEAERKRRQKHQEFLALVLQHGKDFKEYHRNNVAKLGRLNKAIMNYHANAEREQKKEQERIEKERMRRLMAEDEEGYRKLIDQKKDKRLAFLLSQTDEYIGNLTEMVKQHKVDQKKKKDDEEQRKRRKKRMVLESGDIQHLDTDCEAHDCRVTVVETSSGKTIAGDDAPFLRDLYNWLQIHPGWEYVISDDEDDDDDEDSDEKKKKKVEDDLSDENKTKEVIQKAKVEDDEYKTEEQTYYSIAHTVHEKVTEQASILVNGKLKEYQIKGLEWLVSLFNNNLNGILADEMGLGKTIQTIALVTYLMEKKKNNGPYLIIVPLSTLSNWVLEFEKWAPAVGVVAYKGSPAGRRAVQNQMKATKFNVLLTTYEYVIKDKAVLAKISWKYMIIDEGHRMKNHHCKLTQVLNTHYIAPHRLLLTGTPLQNKLPELWALLNFLLPSIFKSVSTFEQWFNAPFATTGEKVELNEEETILIIRRLHKVLRPFLLRRLKKEVESQLPDKVEYIVKCDMSGLQRVLYKHMQSKGVLLTDGSEKGNKGKGGAKALMNTIVQLRKLCNHPFMFQHIEEKYCDHIGGHGTVSGPDLYRASGKFELLDRILPKLKASGHRVLLFCQMTQCMTIIEDYLSWRGFGYLRLDGTTKAEERGDLLKKFNCKNSEYFVFLLSTRAGGLGLNLQTADTVVIFDSDWNPHQDLQAQDRAHRIGQRNEVRVLRLMTVNSVEERILAAARYKLNMDEKVIQAGMFDQKSTGSERQQFLQSILHQDEMDEEEENEVPDDEMINLMISRNDDELELFKKMDAERKAEEVKPRLIDESELPDWLVKEEEEVDRWDYEEDNSILGRGSRQRKEVDYTDSLTEKEWLKAIDDGADFDEELEEEEREKKRKGRKRKSRREDSDDESVISTVTKRRKGTTAPKVKKQMKKVIDAVIKYTDQDGRVLSEPFMRLPSRRDLPDYYEVIKRPIDIKKIVTRIEEAKYADFPDLEKDFFQLCQNAQIYNEEASLIYEDSLELQQIFTTSKQKILEAADEEDSDDDDDDNSDEESGSVKMKLKISKAGTSSSSSMSASKPKGTPGRRKRSQKKYTISDDDDDDMD; encoded by the exons ATG GGTCCGCCACCACCGGTTCCGATGCAGCCTGGAGGTCCTCCAGGTCCAGGTCCGAACATGGGTGGCCCCGGAGGTCCCAACATGATGCCGGGAGGACCACCGCCTCCACCTGGCCAAGAGAACTTGAACGCTCTCCAGCGAGCTATCGATTCCATGGAAGAGAAAGGTCTGCAAGAAGATCCGCGATATTCTCAACTCTTGGCCTTACGTGCCACATCCAAGCAGCAGAACTTGAATGCGTCCCAATTGCACCAGCTGCGCGGTCAAATTATGGCCTATCGATTGTTGGCACGTCATCAACCTATCAGTAAGCAGCTCGCGTCTCAGATCCAGGCCCAACGGTCCGACGGAACGCCACCGCAATGCCCAACACCGCCGGCTAGTCCATATCCGGGAGGTCCACAAGGAGGCCCATCACCACAACCGGGAATGCAACAGCAGCAACCGCCTCAACCTGGACCACCCCAGGGTCCACAGCAGGGCCCTCCGGGTGTTCCACCTGGTAAAGTCGGCCCTCCGGAGCCAGGAAAGCCAGCCACTGGTGGAATGCCACCCAGCCAAAGTCCCATGCCGGGAATGACCATGGGAGGACAACAACCTCCCCATCAGCAACAAATGGGTCCTGGCCAACCACAGCGACCAAGCTCTCAAGGACCTGCGGGAGCAGGACCACGCCCAGCAGCCCAAGCCCCAGCTGTTCAACCCATTCAGAAGCAGAACCGTGTCACAACCGTCGCCAAACCGGTCGGTCTGGATCCAATCATCATCCTACAAGAACGCGAGAACAGAATGGCTGCTCGAATTGCCCTCAGGATGGAAGAACTCAGCAACCTTCCAGCTGTGATGCCCGAAGATCTGCGAATCCAGGCCCAAATCGAGCTCAGAGCCTTGCGGGTCCTGAACTTCCAACGGCAGCTCCGATCGGAAATTGTCCAATGCACTAGAAGAGACACCACTCTCGAGACGGCAGTCAACGTCAAGGCCTACAAGCGTACAAAACGCCAAGGATTACGCGAGGCTCGAGCCACTGAGAAACTTGAGAAGCAACAGAAACTGGAAGCCGAGCGTAAGCGTCGTCAGAAGCACCAGGAGTTCCTCGCTTTGGTCCTGCAGCACGGCAAGGACTTCAAGGAGTACCATCGCAACAATGTTGCCAAGTTGGGTCGTCTGAACAAGGCCATCATGAACTACCATGCCAACGCCGAACGAGAGCAAAAGAAAGAACAGGAACGCATAGAAAAAGAACGTATGCGTCGCCTCATGGCCGAGGACGAAGAGGGATACCGTAAACTTATCGATCAGAAGAAAGACAAGCGTTTGGCATTCCTGCTGTCACAGACCGACGAGTACATTGGCAACCTCACGGAGATGGTCAAGCAACACAAGGTCGAtcagaaaaagaagaaagacGACGAGGAACAACGGAAGCGCCGCAAGAAGCGTATGGTTCTGGAGAGCGGAGACATCCAACATCTGGATACGGACTGCGAAGCGCACGATTGCCGCGTTACGGTGGTTGAAACGTCGTCCGGAAAGACTATCGCCGGAGATGATGCTCCGTTCCTGCGCGACTTGTACAACTGGTTGCAAATCCATCCCGGATGGGAGTACGTCATTTCGgatgacgaagacgacgacgatgatgaggATTCGGacgagaagaaaaagaagaaggtcGAAGACGATCTGTCGGATGAGAACAAGACCAAGGAGGTCATCCAGAAGGCCAAGGTCGAAGACGACGAGTACAAGACCGAGGAACAGACTTATTATAGCATTGCGCATACAGTTCATGAGAAGGTCACCGAGCAAGCTTCCATTTTGGTCAATGGAAAGCTGAAAGAGTATCAAATCAAGGGTCTGGAGTGGTTGGTCTCTCTATTCAACAACAATCTGAACGGAATTCTAGCTGACGAGATGGGTCTGGGTAAGACCATTCAAACCATCGCCCTCGTAACCTATCTgatggagaagaagaagaacaacggTCCATACTTGATCATTGTTCCGTTGTCCACTCTGTCCAATTGGGTGTTGGAATTCGAGAAATGGGCTCCGGCTGTCGGAGTGGTGGCCTACAAGGGTTCCCCAGCTGGTCGCCGTGCCGTCCAGAATCAGATGAAGGCAACCAAGTTCAATGTTCTGCTGACCACGTACGAATACGTCATCAAGGACAAAGCAGTCCTGGCGAAGATCTCCTGGAAGTACATGATCATCGACGAAGGTCATCGTATGAAGAATCACCACTGCAAGCTGACGCAAGTGTTGAACACGCATTACATCGCACCGCACCGTCTGCTCCTGACCGGTACTCCGCTCCAGAACAAACTTCCCGAGTTGTGGGCCCTTCTCAATTTCTTGCTGCCGTCTATCTTCAAATCGGTCTCCACGTTCGAGCAGTGGTTCAACGCCCCGTTCGCCACCACCGGTGAAAAGGTCGAACTGAACGAAGAAGAAACCATTCTTATCATCCGTCGTCTGCACAAGGTCCTGCGTCCGTTCTTGTTGCGTCGTTTGAAGAAGGAAGTCGAATCGCAGCTGCCGGACAAGGTCGAGTACATCGTCAAGTGCGACATGTCCGGATTGCAACGGGTGCTGTACAAGCACATGCAGAGCAAGGGTGTTCTGCTGACGGATGGCTCCGAGAAGGGCAACAAGGGTAAGGGAGGCGCCAAGGCCCTGATGAACACGATCGTTCAGTTGCGAAAGCTGTGCAACCATCCGTTCATGTTCCAACACATTGAGGAGAAGTACTGCGACCACATTGGAGGTCATGGTACAGTATCCGGACCGGATCTATATCGTGCCTCAGGAAAGTTTGAACTGCTGGATCGAATCTTGCCCAAGTTGAAGGCATCCGGGCATCGTGTGCTGCTCTTCTGTCAGATGACACAGTGCATGACCATAATTGAGGATTATCTTTCGTGGCGCGGATTCGGTTACCTCCGTTTGGACGGTACCACCAAGGCCGAAGAGCGTGGTGATCTGCTGAAGAAGTTCAACTGTAAGAATTCGGAATACTTTGTGTTCCTGTTGTCCACCCGTGCCGGTGGTTTGGGTTTGAATTTGCAGACGGCCGACACGGTCGTGATCTTCGATTCCGATTGGAATCCGCATCAGGATTTGCAGGCACAGGATCGTGCTCATCGTATCGGTCAGCGAAACGAGGTGCGCGTGTTGCGTCTCATGACGGTCAACTCGGTGGAGGAACGTATCTTGGCCGCTGCCAG GTACAAGCTGAACATGGACGAGAAGGTCATCCAGGCCGGTATGTTCGATCAGAAGTCCACCGGAAGTGAACGGCAGCAGTTCTTGCAGAGCATTCTGCACCAGGACGAGATGGACGAGGAAGAAGAGAACGAAGTACCAGACGATGAAATGATTAATTTGATGATCTCGCGTAACGATGACGAGTTGGAGCTCTTCAAGAAGATGGATGCCGAGCGGAAGGCAGAAGAGGTCAAACCTCGCTTGATTGATGAATCGGAACTGCCCGATTGGTTGGTCAAGGAGGAAGAGGAAGTCGATCGATGGGATTACGAGGAGGACAATTCCATCCTGGGCCGAGGATCTCGTCAGCGCAAGGAAGTTGACTACACGGACAGTCTAACCGAGAAGGAGTGGCTGAAGGCAATTGATGATGGTGCCGACTTCGACGAAGAACTTGAAGAAGAAGAACGCGAGAAGAAGCGTAAGGGACGTAAACGCAAGAGCCGCCGAGAAGATTCTGACGATGAAAGTGTAATTTCAACAGTGACGAAACGCAGAAAAGGAACCACAGCTCCTAAGGTTAAGAAACAGATGAAGAAGGTCATTGATGCGGTTATCAAATACACCGATCAAGACGGTCGAGTGCTGAGTGAGCCATTCATGAGACTTCCTTCGCGAAGAGATCTGCCAGACTATTACGAAGTCATCAAGCGACCCATCGACATCAAGAAGATCGTAACTCGAATCGAAGAAGCGAAATACGCCGATTTTCCCGATTTGGAAAAGGACTTCTTCCAACTCTGCCAGAATGCACAGATCTACAACGAGGAGGCATCCCTCATCTACGAAGACAGCTTGGAGCTGCAGCAAATTTTCACCACCTCGAAGCAGAAGATTCTGGAGGCGGCCGATGAAGAGGACTCCGACGATGATG ACGATGACAACTCGGACGAGGAATCCGGCAGCGTCAAGATGAAGCTGAAGATTTCCAAGGCTGGAACGTCGTCGTCCTCGTCGATGTCGGCGTCGAAGCCGAAGGGCACGCCGGGGCGCAGGAAACGCTCCCAGAAGAAGTACACCATCTcggacgatgacgacgacgatatGGATTAA
- the LOC5565741 gene encoding inositol monophosphatase 2: MNDQQIQEAFDLALALTKQCGPIVLEGFRNSAKDVASKGRHWDLVTEYDRRVEDVLIEGLKKRFPDHRMLGEESASEANRKEALDDRPTWIIDPIDGTINFVRGVKFIAISVALVVGKELKIGIIYNPCMDEMYTAIAGQGTFLNGERVRVSGVDNLKGALIGHEISIASYKAARPHILGRGEELIKECTGLRAFGSAALTLAYISSGNVDGYCIEYLKPWDIAAGAILIREAGGVVINIDGGEYDILKPDIIAASSEKLAQRMLEIVRQVNENVNQKQ; the protein is encoded by the exons ATGAATGACCAGCAAATTCAGGAAGCTTTTGATCTCGCCCTGGCTCTGACCAAACAGTGCGGCCCCATTGTGCTCGAAGGATTCCGAAACTCGGCCAAGGACGTTGCCAGCAAGGGCCGGCACTGGGATTTGGTCACCGAGTACGACCGACGAGTGGAGGATGTGTTGATTGAAGGACTGAAGAAACGCTTTCCGGATCATCGGATGCTGGGCGAGGAGAGTGCCAGTGAAGCTAACAGAAAGGAAGCGCTGGACGACAGGCCAACGTGGATTATCGATCCGATCGATGGGACGATTAACTTCGTGCGGGGTGTGAAGTTTATTGCCATTTCGGTGGCCTTGGTCGTGGGAAAAGAACTGAAAATTGGAATTATCTACAATCCGTGCATGGATGAGATGTACACGGCGATTGCCGGACAGGGAACTTTTTTGAACGGCGAACGAGTTCGCGTCAGTGGCGTTGATAAT CTCAAAGGTGCACTAATTGGACatgaaatttccattgccaGCTACAAGGCAGCTCGACCCCACATCTTAGGCCGAGGAGAAGAACTAATCAAAGAATGCACCGGTCTGAGAGCATTTGGATCTGCAGCTCTAACTCTAGCCTACATATCCAGTGGCAACGTCGACGGCTACTGCATCGAGTATCTCAAACCGTGGGACATCGCAGCCGGAGCGATTCTTATTCGGGAAGCGGGTGGCGTTGTTATCAATATCGACGGAGGCGAGTACGATATTCTCAAACCGGACATCATTGCCGCCAGTAGCGAAAAGCTGGCACAGCGAATGCTCGAAATTGTTCGCCAGGTGAACGAGAATGTTAATCAAAAGCAATAA